DNA sequence from the Malus domestica chromosome 11, GDT2T_hap1 genome:
agggactttccaattatccagcagtggtactgttcctttacccttgtgggtaataatatggtagctagaccttcaaaatttatgggtctaaactttgttagtgctgtttctttgctattcttttacccttcttggtcagagcgatgtagtgggagctgcaagcttcacgtgctcaactttggcagagaactttggcaaagttatctgtggtacccatgagctattgttgcgtgtgggaagtgggtgattgaacagtaagattcatgtgttttctacttccccagaagtctttgacagaatgcctataatttccgcaaaactgagtgtgcgtgtgacaggtgctgacaaggctggaaaaggctggaaaagtaggtgcctcttcgatttctgagatcggccctcgtggtctctggggagcccagcttttaagaaagcgAGCgtatcttcgatttttgagatcggccatcgtggtctttgagcagcccaacttttgagaaagcaaacgcctcttcgatttctgagatcaaccctcgtgatctctaagcagcccagcttttgagaaagcaaacgcctcttcgatttctgagcaggcgcctcttcgatttctgaagcttcgtcgagtgcagatttttataggggctggcattaagttccaaagcacacttgaatctccaccagtagaagcttcattcttgcacttctaagatcttgatttttccgacctcttctctcttcaacacctttgaaaatgtctggcccctccgaccgtcgttttgacttgaaccttgttgaagaggcagccccgccttctccagacaacatatggcgcccatccttcgtttcccctactggtcctcttaccgttggggattccgtgatgaagaatgatatgaccgctgcggtggtggccaggaaccttctcactcccaaagataacagactactttccaaacggtctgatgagttagctgttaaggattcgctggctctcagtgttcagtgtgcaggttctgtgtctaatatggcccaacacctatttgctcgaacccgccaagttgaatcattggcggctgaagtgatgagtctcaaacaggagattagagggctcaagcatgagaataaacagttgcaccggctcgcacatgactatgctacaaacatgaagaggaagcttgaccagatgaaggaaactgatggtcaggttttacttgatcatcagagatttgtgggtttgttccaaaggcatttattgccttcgtcttctggggctgtaccgcgtaatgaagctccaaatgatcaacctctgatgcctcctccttctagggttctgtccagtactgaggctccaaatgatccccctccggtgccttctctttctggggctctactgactgctgagacttctcctaagcaacctttgtgaaggctccctcttgtgtgcttattttgactcatgtatatgtacatatttgtagcttatcggggatatcaataaataagctttccttcatttcaacgtattgtgttaaatacaccaaagccttcttcgctaagttctttgaattttcttttgttaaagcttgtatgttgaagctttctgagtggagcatgtaggttggggtagtgttcccttaatttcccgagtgaggaaaacttctcggttggagacttggaaaatccaagtcactgagtgggatcggctatatgaatcttagaacgccattgtgctcgatcctgtgtcatgtccttcgttagatccaagtactctaagtcttttcttagagtctcttccaaagttttcctaggtcttcctctaccccttcggccctgaacctctgtcccatagtcgcatcttctaatcggaacgtcagtaggccttctttgcacatgtccaaaccaccgtaaccgattttctctcatctttccttcaatttcggctactcctactttaccccggatatcctcattcctaatcttatcctttctcgtgtgcccacacatccaacgaagcatcctcatctccgctacacccattttgtgtacgtgttgatgtttcaccgcccaacattctgtgccatacagcatcgccggccttattgccgtcctataaaattttcccttgagcttcaatggcatacggcggtcacacaacacgccggatgcactcttccacttcatccatccagcttgtattctatggttaagatctccatctaattctccgttcttttgcaagatagatcctaggtaacgaaaacggtcactctttggtatttcttgatctccgatcctcacccctaactcgttttggcctccatttgcactgaacttgcactccatatattctgtctttgatcggcttaggcgaagacctttagattccaacacttctctccaaaggttaagctttgcatttaccccttcctgagtttcatctatcaacactatatcgtctgcgaaaagcatacaccaaggaatatcatcttgaatatgtcctgttaacttatccattaccaacgcaaaaaggtaaggacttaaggatgagccttgatgtaatcctacagttatgggaaagctttcggtttgtccttcatgagttcttacggcagtctttgctccttcatacatatcctttatagcttggatatatgctactcgtactcctttcttctctaaaatcctccaaagaatgtctcttgggaccctatcatacgctttttccaaatctataaagaccatgtgtaaatcctttttcccatctctatatctttccatcaatcttcgtaagagatagattacctccatggttgagcgccctggcatgaacccgaattggttgtccgaaacccgtgtctcttgcctcaatctatgctcaatgactctctcccagagcttcattgtatgactcattagcttaatacccctatagttcatgcaattttgtacgtcgcccttattcttgtagataggcaccaaagtgctcattcgccactcatttggcatcttcttcgttttcaaaatcctattgaaaaggtcagtgagccatgttatacctgtctctcccaaaagtttccacacttcgattggtatatcgtctgggcctattgcttttttatgcttcatcttcttcaaagctacaaccacttcttcctttcggattcgacgataaaaagagtagtttctacactcttctgagttactcaactcccctaaagaagcactcatttcatgtccttcattgaaaagattatgaaaataacctctccatctgtctttaaccgcgttctctgtagcaagaacatttccatcctcatccttgatgcacctcacttggtttaggtcccttgtcttcttttcccttgctctagatagtttatagatatccaactctccttctttggtatctagtcgtttatacatatcgtcgtaagctgctaacttagcttctctgacagctttcttcgcctcttgcttcgcttttctatacctttcaccattttcatcagtcctctccttgtataaggctttacaacattccttcttagccttcacctttgtttgtacctcctcattccaccaccaagattccttttggtgtggggcaaagcccttggactctcctaatacctcttttgctacttttcggatacaactagccatggaatcccacatttggctagcttccccctctctatcccacacacattgggtgattaccttctctttgaaaatggcttgtttttcttcttttagattccaccatctagtccttgggcacttccaagtcttgttcttttgtcttactcttttgatatgtacatccatcaccaacaagcgatgttgattagccacgctctctcctggtataactttgcaatccttacaagttatacgatcccctttcctcattagaagaaaatctatttgtgtttttgacgacccactcttgtaggtgatcacatgttcttctctcttcttaaagaaggtgttggctaagaagagatcatatgccattgcaaaatccaagatagcttccccatcctcgtttctctccccaaaaccatggccaccatgaaaacctccatagttgcctgtctccctgcccacgtgtccatttaaatctcctcctataaataacttctccgtctgagcaattccttgcaccaagtctccaagatcttcccaaaatttctccttcgaactcgtatccaaccctacttgaggtgcgtacgcactaatcacattgataagttcttgtcctattacaatcttgattgccatgattctatctcctaccctcttgacatctacaacatcttgtaccaaggtcttgtccacgatgatgccaacaccgtttctcgttctatttgtgcccgaataccaaagtttaaaccctgagttttctagatcctttgccttactaccaacccacttagtttcttgtaggcacataatatttatccttctcctcaccataacttccactacttccatagattttcccgttaaggttcctatattccacgttcctaaacgcattttgctctcttgaactctacccttctgtcctagcttcttcaccctcccccgtctaataggatcaaagtacttcttttgtgtgtcccgggtaaagttgataggagcatatgctcccaaacaactttgagtggagtcgttcgaaaagaagtttctatagcccccttgctcatttaacactgcatccgggtgccgatggagatacagcgacccttgctcacttatcactgtgctcaggccacacagcgcgccacttacgggtgacgccctagctttagcgcgattttgttctggattcattttcataaggattcgacgtgatcatggagtgccggctgtcgactacctgacgccctccccctcctcctttatccgggcttgggaccggccatgtaagacataggcggagttatcaaccaaaactttaaaagaaaataattagaAAACATGATTCAGGAGAGAAATAACAAGTCCATCACGTATTAGAAAATCAGTTTTGCCCAGTGATCGAAATCATTACAGGATTAAAAACTAGAATCCGACTTTGGAAGAACTTCCATTCTCTTCTAAAACAGCTTCCACCAACGACAAACGTTCTTGCAGATGTTTAACTGCACATAGCAATGGAAAAAGATAATAGGTCAGAAGTTAATAGTTTACACCCATTTTTCAAACACGGTGGTTGTTTGTTTTGAACCTACACCAGGTTCACCCTGTATCAGCGGTTTCCCAGTCACACTAGTATGAACATTAGATATGAGTTTGATAACACAAAAAACTAGTAGATTTGTGTATGCCCCCTTGGGAACTAATTCTGTGTGGAATTTTGTTGTATGGGCTATGGAGTAAATACATGTTGCATGACGTGACTTGTTCGAGTTCATTAGAGGGTCGTGGCGATGCCCATGGAAAGACAAGCTCAGGTCCTTTCCATGTTCTTTTGTGATCTTTGTTTCACAGTTGGAACGGGGGAGGTTTTGATTCTGTGATGATATTTGGGTTGGGATTCCTATTTCAGTGTCATTTTCTGCCATCTGTATAGGATCTCTTTGCCATAATTAATCaccccaaaaaaattatttgcatTTGATTCTTTGCATAAACTTATCTTATGAATAGTTGAGTATGCTTTAATGTCAATACTAATTTGTCCGTGACTATGTCTTTGGTTCTCTATGTTGTGTATGGACCagggaatttaaattttaaagtgcTATATAACTTATGCTAAAATATGTTTGGAATACCCTAGAAAAATTAGATAGAGGCTTGAAAGGACTAGATCCAGTACATTTGAAAGAGCTCTCAGTACAAGACAactttgttaagtgtttttgtAGTGGTGTTCTAATAGCAGCTTCGTAGTTTTAGTCTAATGTTTTTGTTGTACATTTTTAACAACCGAATCTAAAATCCCTCCGTACTTTAAAGTCCCTCCTCCAGACATCACATTAGAGAATTATAACTATTCAACATCCTTGGTGCATTGGCAGATTAATGATTGTATCACGGAATTTTGGCTAAGTTCCTTGAATTATTGAACCGTTAATGCTTTCCAAATGTTTTACTTTGATTCATTGTCTCACATTTTCCATGGTACAAGTTTACATGATTGCAAGCCGATAGAAAGAGATAGATGTAGGGAGAAGTGGGAattgggggagagagagagtgagtgagggGTGCGGTTGCTTTTTAAAGATTTCCTTGAAATTGTTtctgcagtttttttttttgggtggattttCTCGAGTTCTTTCTATTTGTTTGGAATTGTTTCATTTTTACTGAGATTCTTTTGGTCCCTGTCACTAAACTCTGATTTCTACTATTAATTGCTGCTGAAATGTGACTTTTGCtattaattttgtaaattaattaagaTGCTTAATGTTCCCTTAATTGTGATTAAGATGGTCACAATCCTACCATCCTCTGTATGCTCTGCCATGTCCGCCGCCAATGTTTTATGTTccgatttttactttttaatcctttcttacaacatttaaataatcaggTTGAAATAGTAATTCTATTTTTCGACAAACGATAggttaaattgttagttgttaTGAGAGAAGGAGATCGTTTTAGAGATCAAACCCGCATCAAAATATATGATGATTTCTGCAAATGCGATCAGCAGTTGCATTTTACAATATACAACTTCAGTTAGCATCAGTTTCTTAATGAGTGGCATGTGAattcttaatttaatttcggaaaaaaatgcatttaaatttgGTGGTATGTGATGAACTTAGCATTCTGTCTTTTATTATATACTGGTGATGGACATTTTTAGCATATTGGATTTATCATTTTCTATAAAATGAAGCTTCATTCTCGCTATGTTGTTGATGTTTTTTTGTGATTTCAGTTTATAGTGCTTCTAAATGCTGTTTTAATTTAGGAATTTGAATAATTGTTTAAATGGGATTGGAGGGTGATAAATATTTCTAGCTAGGGAAAGGTCGCATCCATGTGTTGGTCGAATTGATGGATGTAAAAAATGAATATGGCAAGGTGTAAAAAATGAATATGGATGAACGTTTAGCTACTGCATGTAGATTCAGCTTTCCTTTGCATTTGAGTGAGTTGGAAACCGAGTGGAACAGTTTGAGAGAGGGAGGgacggagggagagagagagagaggacgatGTTGGGATTTTGGTAAAGATTTGAGCTTTAGTGGTAAGCATGCTGATTTGAGCTCACAGAAAAACCCAACAGTATGTAGATTGAATTGAGTTGGGAACTGAGTGGAAAAATGTTAGAGAGAGGATTGTGTATAGTTCTCAAAGCTTCTTACGTTGTTTTCTGATGCATCTTTGAGCCACTGGCCTTAGGTGGAGTCTTATACTGCAATATTATGTGCTAATCTAATAAACCCTGCAACTTATTCGTCTTTGTCATGAGtaagttttggtttttttcattGGAATAGGGATTTAGTGGATGATTGTTTTTAACGCATATTAGTTAAAATGAGTTGAGTATTGGGTGCCAATCCCATGTCTGCAAATCACAGTAGCCTAAGGAAGAAACACTGTCTGCACGATCTATAATACCTATTCACGCAAGAATCTTTTCCCAAACTAAAAAGCTTACATTTCCAAACGTGTAAAGGATGGGCCACTATCATCTTACTTTTTCAATACCTAAACCATGCAGTGATGCATGGGCTGGATATTGCTCCTTTCAAGTTTCAAACCATTAAATGCTAAAGATTTCTGGATAAATCATCGTAGAAGTCGATTCTACAGATTCCTTCTTAGTTACACTCAGATGATAATGTATTTATTGTCCTTGACatgtttttaaagtttgcaTTTTCAATGTATATTTCATTAACTAAGCTTTATCAGCGGAATATCATCGCAAATTTGTTACGGAAAATGCTATTGCTAGATTCTGATATATCTACTTTAGTTTTAAGGATTACACATTGTTTTACGATATAAAATAGATGTTCTGCCTTGATTTGATGCGGGGGTATGCATTAGCTAACATTAATTCTGCttagtatttctcaaattcattttgGGTTAAAAAGTTGGAGCTTTGGATcgggttttttctttattcatGTTGGAAGAATACATGCAAGTCATATCTTGTGttaaaatgcatgcatgaaataaacttgttggatgactagtgaagttaggctagtcaacattctttgtgtaaaatgcatgcatgaaataaacatgttggatgactagtgaagttaggctagtcaacaTTCTTTGTGTAAGTTaagcaagttaggcaagttaggcttatgtctactttcttttcctatatatatgtttcatttgtaattgtttcttcatgaaatacacataaaaaattctacatggtatcagagcaggttcatTTGTAACCTGTCTCTGCCATTCTTGCTGCtgcaattttttctttctttcaaagtCTAAGTCATGACTGAAGAAAGTTCTGTGAACCATGATGAGGAAACCCGGCACAATCTCTCTCCAAACTTCTCAGACGTTGAGGTTAACACCAATCAACGTTTGTGTTCAGTTCTCTTGAACGAGTTCAATTATCTTCCTTGGTCCCGAGCTGTTTCACTAGCTCTCGGAGGCAAAGGGAAGTTAGGGTTTGTAAATGGAAGCGTGGAAGCTCCAGACAGTTCTTCCTCTACATACAATGCATGGCTCTGCAAAGATCAACTTGTCATGTCCTTGCTGCTCAACACCATGGAGAAACATGTTGCTGAAATTTTTAGCTACTCCAATTCCGCACATGATCTTTGGAAAGCTTTGCAGGatatgtatggaaatcaaaacaactaTGCACGGGTCTTCCAATTAAAGAAGGACATTGACAGTgctcaacaagaagggaaagcatttgttcaacaccttgggAGCCTCAAAGCcatgtggaatgagttggaTGTATATCTCCCTCATACCACAGATCCTACCATTCTCCTAAAACGAGCTGAGGAAGACAAAATTTATCAGCTGTTAGGGAGTTTGAGCTCTGAGTACGAGGACCTAAGGAGTCACATCTTGATGAGTCAAGACCTGCCTACCTTCAACAATGTTTGTGCAACTATCCAACGAGAAGAAGTAAGGAAGAAGGTTATGAATGTTGATCACAATCCTAGATTAACGGAGACTCGGGCATATGCATCAAAGTACAAGAACTCATAAGCCAAGGTATACAAGGGAAGAA
Encoded proteins:
- the LOC139189139 gene encoding uncharacterized protein — encoded protein: MTEESSVNHDEETRHNLSPNFSDVEVNTNQRLCSVLLNEFNYLPWSRAVSLALGGKGKLGFVNGSVEAPDSSSSTYNAWLCKDQLVMSLLLNTMEKHVAEIFSYSNSAHDLWKALQDMYGNQNNYARVFQLKKDIDSAQQEGKAFVQHLGSLKAMWNELDVYLPHTTDPTILLKRAEEDKIYQLLGSLSSEYEDLRSHILMSQDLPTFNNVCATIQREEVRKKVMNVDHNPRLTETRAYASKYKNS